Proteins from a genomic interval of Collinsella sp. zg1085:
- a CDS encoding pyridoxal phosphate-dependent aminotransferase — translation MLNERMYHYGAERSVIREIFAYACERKAALGAERVFDFSLGNPHVPAPPAVRASIERSLATLSPAALHGYSPAGGLPEVRAAVAASLNKRYHMAYQPDDVFMTVGAAASLSCALNAVVTPAEEVIVVAPFFPEYRVWIEQAGVRMVVVPAQAEDFTLNLDALASAISPRTAAVIINSPNNPTGVVYTREQLSQLADILRAANNQRQEPIYFISDEPYRDLVSPGVEVPWLPELYEHTMVCYSYSKVLSLAGERVGWVLVPGTMPRSAEIQAAVAGAARALGFVCAPVLFQRVVMDCVDEAADMTAYERNRATLAEALRSHGYHFVEPEGAFYLWVQALESDATAFCNRARNFELLPVPSDSFGISGWVRISYCVSLDCIQASLPAWKALAESYRS, via the coding sequence ATGCTCAACGAGCGTATGTATCACTATGGGGCAGAGCGCTCTGTTATCCGTGAGATTTTTGCGTATGCTTGCGAGCGCAAAGCGGCGCTGGGCGCTGAGAGGGTTTTTGATTTTAGTCTTGGAAACCCTCACGTTCCAGCACCGCCGGCAGTGCGTGCAAGTATTGAGCGCTCGTTGGCAACGCTGAGTCCGGCGGCGCTCCATGGTTATTCGCCGGCGGGAGGCTTGCCTGAGGTTCGCGCAGCGGTGGCAGCGTCGCTCAACAAGCGGTATCACATGGCATATCAGCCAGACGATGTTTTTATGACCGTCGGGGCGGCAGCATCGCTTTCTTGTGCGCTTAATGCGGTTGTTACACCAGCTGAGGAAGTTATCGTTGTTGCTCCGTTTTTCCCCGAGTATCGCGTGTGGATTGAGCAAGCGGGAGTGCGGATGGTTGTGGTGCCAGCGCAAGCGGAAGATTTCACACTTAATCTTGATGCGCTTGCCTCGGCTATTTCCCCACGTACCGCTGCAGTGATTATCAATTCACCTAATAACCCTACCGGCGTTGTGTATACGCGAGAGCAACTCAGTCAGCTGGCAGATATATTGAGAGCAGCAAACAATCAGCGTCAGGAGCCTATCTATTTTATTTCTGACGAGCCGTATCGTGATTTGGTATCGCCGGGCGTTGAGGTGCCGTGGCTGCCTGAGCTTTATGAGCATACTATGGTGTGCTACTCCTATTCAAAGGTTTTATCACTTGCTGGTGAGCGGGTAGGTTGGGTGCTTGTACCAGGTACCATGCCGCGCTCGGCAGAAATTCAGGCAGCGGTTGCAGGAGCTGCGCGCGCGCTTGGCTTTGTATGTGCGCCGGTGCTCTTTCAACGGGTAGTCATGGACTGTGTAGACGAGGCGGCGGATATGACGGCCTATGAGCGCAACCGCGCTACGCTTGCAGAAGCGCTTCGCAGCCATGGGTACCACTTTGTCGAGCCTGAGGGCGCATTTTATCTCTGGGTACAGGCGCTCGAATCAGATGCTACGGCATTTTGTAACCGGGCACGGAACTTTGAGTTGCTGCCGGTACCATCCGATAGCTTTGGCATTTCAGGCTGGGTGCGCATTAGCTACTGCGTGAGCTTGGACTGCATTCAGGCATCTTTACCGGCGTGGAAAGCGTTAGCAGAGAGTTATCGCAGCTAG
- a CDS encoding phosphatase, producing MYTIRGDIHTHTLFSRHAYSTIQENVAAAAQAGLEIFGSADHFSSMLFCEQDIKNFQYFVNTGIWPREWMGVHVLRGCEVDIVSLDGGLFGQDIPVPETIVGSLYQQDKSLFERVTANLDYLIASVHNAEFTFGASIAQTTAMYVKALEHPRVFVLGHTGRSGVSYDLQEVLSCAREHHKLIEINEHSLDGMPFAHAYSRCKEIAIACAEMGVGICVNTDAHIAPHIGVFSEAIKLLEAIHFPEHLIMNRSKEVLLAELEASGVRA from the coding sequence ATGTATACCATTCGCGGAGATATTCATACGCATACACTCTTTTCGCGCCATGCATATTCAACCATTCAAGAAAACGTTGCAGCGGCGGCCCAAGCGGGTTTAGAAATTTTTGGTTCAGCCGATCATTTTAGTAGCATGCTTTTTTGCGAGCAGGATATTAAAAACTTTCAGTACTTTGTTAATACGGGTATTTGGCCGCGTGAATGGATGGGCGTTCATGTGTTGCGCGGGTGCGAGGTGGATATTGTTAGTCTTGATGGCGGTCTGTTTGGCCAAGATATTCCGGTGCCAGAAACAATAGTGGGAAGCTTGTATCAGCAGGATAAAAGCTTGTTTGAGCGGGTAACGGCAAATCTCGATTACCTTATTGCAAGTGTGCATAACGCAGAGTTTACTTTTGGTGCGAGTATTGCACAAACAACTGCAATGTATGTAAAAGCGCTTGAACATCCTCGGGTTTTTGTGCTGGGTCATACGGGTCGCTCAGGCGTTTCCTATGACCTGCAAGAGGTGCTGAGCTGTGCTAGGGAGCATCATAAGCTTATAGAAATTAATGAGCATAGCCTTGATGGTATGCCGTTTGCACATGCGTATAGTCGGTGCAAGGAGATTGCAATTGCTTGTGCTGAGATGGGTGTAGGCATTTGCGTTAACACTGATGCCCATATAGCTCCGCATATTGGCGTGTTTTCTGAGGCTATTAAGCTGCTTGAAGCAATACATTTTCCAGAGCATCTGATTATGAACCGCTCAAAAGAGGTGCTGCTTGCAGAGCTTGAAGCATCGGGTGTGAGAGCTTAG
- a CDS encoding type II toxin-antitoxin system RelB/DinJ family antitoxin, protein MATTNISIRMEESLKKEADQLFNEMGMNISTAFNIFVRRAIRERAIPFHISLGELNHETIAAMLEAERIAKDPNIPSYVTAKEALAAALCEDN, encoded by the coding sequence ATGGCTACAACTAATATTAGTATTCGTATGGAAGAGAGCTTGAAAAAGGAAGCTGATCAATTGTTCAATGAAATGGGAATGAATATTTCTACAGCATTTAATATCTTTGTACGTCGAGCGATTCGTGAACGTGCGATTCCTTTTCATATTAGCCTAGGCGAGCTCAACCATGAGACTATTGCTGCTATGCTAGAAGCAGAGCGCATTGCAAAAGATCCAAACATTCCAAGCTACGTTACAGCTAAAGAAGCATTGGCAGCGGCACTTTGTGAAGACAACTAA
- a CDS encoding type II toxin-antitoxin system YafQ family toxin has protein sequence MAHYEIKFSALFRKQLKAAKKRGKVLTKLQKIIDLLADDTMLPAKYRDHALEGRWVNHRECHIEPDWLLIYYKQEDVLVLTLVATGSHSDLF, from the coding sequence ATGGCACATTACGAAATAAAGTTCTCCGCCCTGTTTCGCAAACAGCTTAAAGCTGCAAAAAAGCGCGGCAAGGTTCTCACTAAGCTGCAAAAAATTATTGACCTGCTTGCTGATGATACAATGCTGCCTGCCAAATATAGAGACCACGCGCTCGAAGGTAGATGGGTTAATCATAGAGAATGCCATATTGAACCAGATTGGCTGCTCATCTATTACAAACAAGAGGATGTTCTCGTCCTTACCTTAGTGGCGACAGGAAGTCATTCTGACCTCTTTTAG
- a CDS encoding type IV toxin-antitoxin system AbiEi family antitoxin domain-containing protein gives MGVSEQILQLAAQNNGVVTTACLTAQGIHRGNLKTLLNAGKLEQTARGVYILPEVWEDEFINLQARFRKGIFSHETALFLWDLTDLTPHRYSMTFPQGYNLTNAKKERVDARIVKNQWYAIGKTSILSPAGHSVDVYSMERTLCDLLRKRGGADKAILTQAFKRYVARKDKNIPLLSEYAQMFSAALSLRPYLEVLL, from the coding sequence ATGGGTGTATCTGAGCAAATCCTGCAACTCGCAGCACAAAATAATGGCGTAGTGACAACAGCTTGTCTTACCGCGCAAGGGATTCATCGGGGAAATCTTAAGACTTTGCTCAATGCTGGAAAACTTGAACAAACAGCTCGTGGTGTTTATATTTTGCCTGAGGTTTGGGAAGATGAGTTTATCAATTTGCAAGCTCGTTTTCGCAAAGGTATTTTCTCACATGAAACGGCCTTATTTCTCTGGGATCTCACTGACCTCACTCCTCATCGCTACAGCATGACATTTCCTCAAGGCTATAACCTTACTAACGCTAAAAAAGAAAGAGTAGATGCTCGTATCGTAAAAAATCAATGGTATGCCATTGGTAAAACGAGCATATTGTCTCCTGCTGGCCACAGCGTTGATGTTTACAGTATGGAGCGGACGCTGTGCGATCTTTTACGCAAACGCGGTGGAGCAGACAAAGCGATACTGACACAAGCTTTTAAACGCTATGTAGCAAGAAAAGATAAAAACATTCCACTGCTCTCTGAATATGCACAAATGTTTTCAGCTGCGCTGTCTCTGAGACCCTATCTTGAGGTGCTGTTATGA
- a CDS encoding recombinase family protein has protein sequence MKKIITINANTTDNTEVLGLRVAAYCRVSTDSADQENSLEAQKKHYEMLISSHMGWSLVDVFFDFGISGTKKHSRPALNRMLKQCRQGLIDRVLTKSISRFSRNTTDCLEMVRELTALGVSIYFEKEQIDTLKMEDELFLTLLSSFAQDDSYSIAQNLRWSIAKRFQAGTFKLSSPPYGYIWNGENLVIDQHKAPIVQDIFTCALSGMGSSAIAKKLNDENVSPCRATLWRDTAIRSILTNEKYTGDVIFQKTYTDDAYKRHINRGEKQHFRIANHHEAIITHETFDKVQQLLSMRASRKNNPQGSTKCLVRYAFSGKISCAVCHSSFKRITYGKQNTAVKWGCTGHIRNKDACPIKAIPDELIKVAFVTMFNKLIYARQRILTPYLADLHSSAQDNSAQRIHVLTSSVTNLEQSLSDYQNLLNEGLIDQALYLNESSIVKNKIQTTKIEIEHIKRSIENSVDFVKATQELLDKTSRANMQQSFDEQLFLDIVRRVLIQSQRELVFELKCGLYLPERI, from the coding sequence ATGAAAAAAATCATAACCATCAATGCGAATACCACTGATAATACTGAGGTTTTAGGACTTCGTGTTGCTGCGTACTGTAGAGTTTCAACAGATAGTGCGGATCAAGAAAATAGCCTTGAAGCACAAAAGAAACACTACGAAATGCTTATCTCGAGTCACATGGGCTGGTCGCTGGTTGATGTCTTTTTTGATTTTGGTATCAGTGGCACGAAGAAACACTCCCGTCCTGCCTTAAACCGTATGCTCAAACAATGCCGTCAAGGTCTTATTGACCGCGTCTTAACCAAATCCATCTCAAGGTTTTCTCGCAATACCACAGATTGTCTTGAAATGGTTCGCGAACTCACTGCGCTAGGCGTATCTATCTACTTTGAAAAAGAACAGATAGACACCTTGAAGATGGAAGATGAGCTATTTTTAACCTTACTATCAAGCTTTGCTCAAGACGATTCGTATTCCATCGCACAAAACCTCAGATGGTCTATTGCCAAACGCTTTCAGGCAGGAACATTCAAACTCTCCAGCCCACCCTATGGCTATATATGGAATGGTGAAAACCTCGTCATCGATCAGCACAAAGCACCCATTGTTCAAGATATTTTCACGTGCGCTCTATCTGGGATGGGAAGCAGTGCCATTGCTAAAAAGCTCAATGATGAGAACGTTTCACCTTGCAGAGCTACTCTGTGGAGAGACACTGCTATTCGCTCGATTTTGACCAACGAGAAATATACCGGTGATGTTATTTTCCAAAAAACCTATACCGATGATGCGTACAAACGCCACATAAACAGGGGAGAAAAACAACACTTCCGCATAGCCAATCATCACGAGGCAATCATCACCCATGAAACATTCGATAAAGTGCAGCAACTTCTAAGCATGAGAGCGAGTCGAAAGAATAATCCTCAGGGTAGTACAAAGTGTCTTGTGCGCTACGCGTTCTCGGGAAAAATCTCGTGCGCAGTCTGCCATTCATCATTTAAGCGCATCACCTACGGCAAGCAAAATACTGCCGTGAAATGGGGATGCACAGGTCACATACGCAACAAAGATGCCTGCCCAATAAAAGCGATTCCCGATGAGTTAATCAAGGTTGCTTTTGTCACCATGTTCAACAAACTCATCTATGCACGCCAAAGAATCCTTACGCCCTATTTGGCTGATTTACACTCGAGTGCTCAGGACAACTCAGCGCAAAGAATCCATGTGCTTACCAGCTCAGTAACCAACCTAGAGCAAAGCCTTAGTGACTATCAAAACTTGCTAAACGAAGGTCTTATCGACCAAGCCTTATACCTCAATGAATCAAGCATCGTAAAAAACAAAATACAAACCACCAAAATAGAAATCGAACACATCAAGCGAAGCATCGAAAACTCAGTCGACTTTGTCAAAGCCACCCAAGAACTCCTCGATAAAACCAGTCGAGCAAACATGCAACAAAGCTTTGATGAGCAGCTGTTTTTAGACATCGTCAGGCGCGTGCTTATACAAAGCCAGCGCGAACTGGTCTTTGAGCTTAAATGCGGACTGTATTTACCAGAAAGGATATAA
- a CDS encoding recombinase family protein, with protein MTHIPFGYIIENGHIKINPVQARQLKVLFESYRDHQGLSRAGKDAGTTLTHSRIAHILADQRYLGDDIYPAIIDQQLFDAVQDKRRTLKEKHHMTGWRKEKHTPNIPTVFHIRPEQEHFENIREHVQYIYTLIESEDESCHK; from the coding sequence ATGACACACATACCCTTTGGCTACATCATAGAAAACGGCCACATTAAAATCAACCCAGTACAGGCTAGGCAACTTAAAGTCTTGTTTGAAAGCTACCGCGACCACCAAGGTCTAAGCCGTGCCGGAAAAGATGCAGGCACCACCTTGACGCACTCGCGAATTGCACACATCCTAGCCGACCAACGCTACCTCGGTGATGACATCTATCCTGCCATCATTGACCAACAGCTCTTTGACGCAGTCCAAGACAAACGTCGTACCTTAAAAGAAAAACACCATATGACAGGATGGCGAAAAGAAAAGCACACACCCAATATTCCTACTGTGTTTCACATCCGTCCTGAGCAAGAACACTTTGAAAACATTCGAGAGCACGTCCAATACATCTACACGCTCATTGAAAGCGAGGACGAATCATGCCACAAGTAA
- a CDS encoding recombinase family protein, with protein sequence MPQVTIIPAKPQLGNRSSTEEIKKLRVAAYCRVSTDTEEQETSYEAQVEHYKYYIKAHPEWTFAGIYADDGISGTNTKKREEFNRMIEACMAGDIDMIITKSISRFARNTLDCLTYIRQLKEQNIAVLFEKESINTLDAKGEVLLTIMASLAQQESQSLSQNVKLGIQYRYQQGKVQINHKHFLGYTKDTDGNLIIDPEQAQTVKRIFREFLDGKSPHSIAKGLQADGISNGAGKTKWWESNIRQILSNEKYMGDALLQKTVTTDFLTKTRVKNTGQAQQYYVENNHEAIIPKDIFLLAQEELIKRSKSYLSPAGIRRNYSSQHPLSQKVICAECGDLFRRIHWNNRGKKSVVWRCISRLEAAHAHMVCHARTVHEDELKAVCTKALNMLLASKQDFIDQLTQNLEHAIQPTTDMNALEIDKQLKELQQQLIGKVQQKQDYAHIAEQIHALMAQKADIEQEQTRTSEHLMRMNELKSFIQKQTLAITDFDETLVRRLIESILIEDEGYTVAFKSGTSLHIN encoded by the coding sequence ATGCCACAAGTAACCATCATCCCAGCAAAACCACAGCTGGGCAACCGCTCCAGCACAGAAGAAATCAAAAAGCTTCGCGTTGCCGCATACTGCCGTGTATCCACCGATACTGAAGAACAAGAAACAAGCTACGAAGCACAAGTCGAACACTACAAGTACTATATAAAAGCTCATCCAGAATGGACGTTTGCTGGCATCTATGCAGATGACGGAATATCCGGCACAAACACCAAAAAGCGAGAAGAATTCAACCGCATGATTGAGGCGTGTATGGCAGGGGATATCGATATGATTATCACCAAATCCATCTCACGCTTTGCCAGAAACACGCTGGACTGCCTCACATACATCCGTCAGCTCAAAGAACAAAACATTGCAGTCCTTTTTGAAAAAGAATCCATCAACACACTGGACGCAAAAGGGGAGGTGCTCCTCACCATCATGGCAAGTCTTGCCCAGCAAGAAAGCCAATCGCTATCACAAAACGTCAAACTAGGTATTCAGTACCGCTATCAGCAAGGCAAAGTTCAAATCAACCATAAGCACTTTCTGGGCTACACCAAAGACACAGACGGCAACCTCATCATTGACCCTGAGCAAGCACAAACCGTCAAACGCATCTTCAGAGAATTCCTTGATGGGAAAAGCCCTCACAGCATCGCTAAAGGCTTGCAAGCAGACGGTATTTCTAATGGTGCAGGAAAAACGAAATGGTGGGAATCAAATATCAGGCAAATCCTGAGCAACGAAAAATACATGGGAGATGCCCTCTTACAAAAAACAGTCACCACTGATTTCTTGACAAAAACACGGGTGAAAAACACCGGGCAAGCACAGCAATACTATGTTGAAAACAACCACGAAGCCATTATCCCCAAAGACATCTTCTTGCTCGCTCAAGAAGAACTTATCAAACGGTCCAAAAGCTACCTAAGCCCTGCAGGCATTCGGCGCAACTACTCAAGTCAACATCCGCTGTCACAGAAAGTGATATGTGCCGAGTGTGGCGACCTGTTCAGGCGAATCCATTGGAATAATCGTGGTAAGAAATCCGTGGTCTGGCGCTGTATCTCAAGACTTGAAGCAGCTCATGCACACATGGTCTGTCACGCAAGAACCGTCCACGAAGATGAACTTAAAGCAGTTTGCACAAAGGCATTGAACATGCTGCTTGCATCCAAACAAGACTTCATCGACCAGCTCACACAAAACCTCGAACATGCAATACAACCCACAACCGATATGAACGCTCTTGAGATTGATAAACAACTTAAAGAGCTCCAGCAACAGCTCATCGGAAAAGTCCAACAAAAACAAGACTACGCTCACATCGCAGAACAAATACATGCCCTCATGGCACAAAAAGCAGACATCGAACAAGAACAAACCCGCACATCAGAACACCTCATGCGCATGAATGAACTCAAATCGTTCATTCAAAAGCAAACGCTCGCTATCACCGACTTTGACGAAACCCTCGTGCGCAGACTCATCGAATCCATCCTCATAGAAGATGAAGGCTATACCGTAGCCTTCAAATCAGGCACAAGCCTACACATCAACTAA